A genomic window from Flavobacterium hankyongi includes:
- the ytxJ gene encoding bacillithiol system redox-active protein YtxJ, whose amino-acid sequence MSFLKNIFGNNEQQKEESKMSWTGLTHLDQLDMIINDSWEIPVLIFKHSTRCIISRTVLKNFEKEFDLGDKVKPYFLDLLEFRPISNEIAAVFNVTHQSPQLIVIKNGKAVYDASHDSITIEDLKNYI is encoded by the coding sequence ATGAGTTTTTTAAAGAATATTTTTGGCAACAACGAACAACAAAAGGAAGAATCAAAAATGAGCTGGACGGGTTTAACCCATCTAGATCAATTAGATATGATTATTAATGATTCGTGGGAGATACCTGTTTTAATTTTTAAACACAGCACACGTTGTATAATCAGTAGAACAGTTTTAAAAAATTTTGAAAAGGAATTTGATTTAGGAGATAAAGTAAAACCATATTTCTTGGATTTATTAGAGTTTAGACCCATTTCTAACGAAATAGCTGCTGTTTTTAATGTTACTCATCAATCTCCACAGTTGATTGTGATTAAAAATGGCAAAGCAGTTTATGATGCTTCTCACGATAGCATTACTATAGAAGATCTGAAAAATTATATTTAG
- a CDS encoding Crp/Fnr family transcriptional regulator, giving the protein MAVKSSGILDLLKANNLFEEELVVKRNEFLKVAGTVDTNIYFIEEGSLRIYIAQEKEEQIIRFGYQNDLIVSLDSFLIEEPSDFYIQAIKKTVVKVISKKAFFDFINKEEDNLKLWNSILQNLVLQQMEREKDLLISSVNERYSRVLKRSPRLFQEIPHKYIANYLRMTPETLSRLKKS; this is encoded by the coding sequence ATGGCTGTCAAATCTTCAGGAATTTTAGACCTACTCAAAGCGAACAACTTATTTGAAGAAGAGTTGGTGGTTAAACGAAATGAATTCTTGAAAGTTGCAGGAACAGTCGATACTAATATCTATTTCATTGAAGAAGGAAGCTTGAGAATATACATTGCTCAAGAGAAGGAAGAACAAATCATTCGTTTTGGTTATCAAAATGATTTAATTGTTTCATTGGATTCCTTTTTAATCGAAGAGCCTTCTGATTTTTATATTCAGGCAATAAAAAAAACTGTGGTAAAAGTTATTTCTAAAAAAGCGTTTTTTGATTTCATTAATAAAGAAGAAGACAATCTAAAATTGTGGAATTCCATTCTTCAAAATTTGGTTTTGCAGCAAATGGAACGAGAAAAAGATTTGCTGATTTCTTCTGTAAATGAGCGATATTCTAGGGTTTTAAAAAGAAGTCCAAGACTTTTTCAGGAAATTCCACATAAGTACATTGCCAATTATCTCCGTATGACACCTGAAACTTTATCACGTTTGAAAAAGTCTTGA
- a CDS encoding DinB family protein, translating into MKTIDLISELRLITLQNINFAQSLYDLSNEELNFRSDIKSWSILECLEHLNIYGNFYLPEIESTIRKATISPENEFRPGFLGDYFAKSMQPKAKLNKMKTFKKTDPIGSKLDRNVIDNFILQQNKLLELLAASNKVNLNKLKTGVSISKWIRIKLGDTFRFVIYHNQRHIFQAERVLTSQNNLKQKVEV; encoded by the coding sequence ATGAAAACTATAGATTTAATTTCGGAATTAAGATTGATTACACTTCAAAATATCAATTTTGCACAAAGTCTTTATGATTTGTCTAATGAAGAGCTCAATTTTAGAAGCGATATAAAAAGCTGGAGTATTTTAGAATGTTTGGAACACTTGAATATTTATGGTAACTTTTACCTTCCAGAGATTGAAAGTACAATCCGAAAAGCTACAATTTCACCAGAGAATGAATTCCGTCCTGGATTTTTAGGAGATTATTTTGCCAAAAGCATGCAGCCAAAAGCAAAACTGAATAAAATGAAAACATTTAAGAAAACAGATCCAATAGGGAGTAAGTTGGATAGAAATGTAATTGACAATTTTATTCTTCAACAGAATAAATTATTGGAATTGTTGGCAGCATCAAATAAAGTGAATCTAAACAAATTGAAAACAGGGGTTAGTATTTCAAAATGGATTAGAATAAAATTAGGAGATACTTTTAGATTCGTAATTTATCACAATCAAAGACATATATTTCAGGCTGAAAGGGTTTTGACTTCTCAAAATAATCTAAAACAAAAAGTTGAAGTATAA
- a CDS encoding DUF1398 domain-containing protein, with the protein MFTLVQIKEAHAKVKSGADFPNYIKDLIGLGVTNYETFVSDGHTVFEGNEEYKIISEPKYNALIISDSVNVEQFKSDLKDHQQGKTDYMTFCNDCAKSGVEKWKVSMKGMTCTYFDKKENEMLQEIIPQ; encoded by the coding sequence ATGTTCACATTAGTACAAATCAAAGAAGCGCATGCTAAAGTAAAATCAGGTGCCGATTTTCCCAATTACATAAAGGACTTAATTGGGTTAGGTGTAACCAATTATGAAACTTTTGTTTCGGATGGTCACACGGTTTTTGAAGGAAATGAAGAGTATAAAATCATTTCTGAACCCAAGTATAATGCTCTAATCATTTCAGATTCGGTTAATGTTGAACAATTCAAATCTGATTTAAAAGATCATCAGCAAGGAAAAACAGATTACATGACTTTTTGTAATGATTGTGCAAAATCAGGTGTTGAGAAATGGAAAGTTTCTATGAAAGGGATGACCTGTACTTACTTTGATAAAAAGGAAAATGAAATGCTTCAAGAAATTATTCCTCAATAA
- a CDS encoding N-acetylmuramoyl-L-alanine amidase — MKQISTILFALFTAITIQAQVVVIDPGHGYGATTSDNPDGRTATEIETSLDVGLRTRTLIQNSCSSWTVHMTRTTNLNSWTSVTQRATMSNNWGADRLLSIHCNAGGGTGTETFYCTYDDTTTAADIAFAQKIQNDMATNGSWSNRRCVEDNSFLAYHLGVLRYSSATGCLNELGFVDTSDATKLTSPTWRATFANSYFSSLKSNLGTTCSSSLPGSFSLTLTPECSGTTSQMRLNWTASTGATSYDVYRNGSLYASDITGTQFLNTYLITPGTSYSYYVKAKNSAGGTNNSNGTRTATAVGCVPGAFTVSTTATCSASTSAINVTWTASTNATSYDIYRNGNLYAPDVTGTSFLNTYLITAGTNYTYSMVAKNSAGTTNNSNGTRSVTAISCAAKISEDNVNHIASGTPAFKVYPNPTSGLISVSLNNINSAKAAFFVFDITGKQVYSSESAIKEKDLVTEINIEKLPSGTYILLVQLDNKEYSQKIIKQ, encoded by the coding sequence ATGAAACAAATTTCAACAATACTATTTGCTCTTTTTACAGCAATAACAATTCAAGCTCAAGTTGTAGTTATTGATCCTGGTCACGGTTATGGAGCCACTACAAGTGACAATCCTGACGGAAGAACAGCAACAGAAATTGAAACCTCATTAGATGTTGGTTTGCGTACTAGAACTCTAATTCAAAATTCATGTTCATCTTGGACAGTTCATATGACCAGAACAACAAATTTAAACAGTTGGACATCGGTTACTCAACGTGCAACAATGTCTAACAATTGGGGTGCAGACCGTTTGTTAAGTATTCACTGTAATGCAGGAGGTGGAACAGGAACAGAAACATTCTATTGTACCTATGATGACACCACAACAGCTGCTGATATTGCATTTGCTCAAAAAATTCAAAATGATATGGCAACAAACGGTTCTTGGAGCAACCGTAGATGTGTTGAAGACAACAGCTTCCTCGCCTACCATTTAGGTGTTTTAAGATATTCTTCGGCGACTGGATGTTTAAATGAACTTGGATTTGTTGATACTTCGGATGCTACAAAATTAACTAGTCCTACATGGAGGGCTACTTTTGCAAATTCATATTTTAGTTCTTTAAAATCTAACTTAGGAACTACGTGTAGTTCATCTTTACCTGGATCATTTAGCCTAACATTAACTCCTGAATGTAGTGGTACTACTTCACAAATGCGATTAAATTGGACTGCATCTACAGGGGCAACTTCATACGACGTTTACAGAAATGGATCATTATATGCTAGTGATATAACAGGAACACAATTTTTAAACACTTATTTAATTACTCCAGGAACGAGCTACTCTTACTATGTAAAAGCTAAAAATAGTGCTGGAGGAACCAATAATTCTAATGGAACTAGAACAGCTACAGCTGTTGGTTGTGTTCCTGGAGCATTTACGGTTAGTACAACTGCAACATGCAGTGCATCAACAAGTGCGATTAATGTAACATGGACAGCTTCTACAAACGCAACTTCATACGATATTTATAGAAACGGTAATTTATATGCTCCAGATGTGACAGGGACATCATTTTTAAACACATATCTAATTACCGCAGGCACTAACTACACCTATTCAATGGTAGCAAAAAACAGTGCTGGAACAACAAATAATTCTAATGGAACAAGATCTGTTACCGCAATTAGTTGCGCTGCAAAAATTTCAGAAGATAATGTAAATCATATTGCCAGCGGTACACCTGCATTTAAAGTTTACCCAAATCCAACTTCAGGATTGATATCAGTGAGCTTAAACAATATAAATTCGGCAAAAGCAGCATTTTTTGTTTTTGACATTACAGGAAAACAAGTTTACTCTTCTGAATCAGCCATTAAAGAAAAAGATTTAGTAACAGAAATTAATATCGAAAAACTACCTAGTGGGACATACATACTTCTTGTTCAACTCGATAATAAAGAATACTCTCAAAAAATAATAAAACAATAA
- a CDS encoding TolB family protein: MKRNILLCALLLLGIQLQAQEFSKPKEIPVKGNFTNPVASPDGKYALLTQEHNHGVYLLNLTTYDVVPISPNTGIGYGYTWNADSQTFYFKEKGEKEYFSNSKVKSYSIKEKTASEIDLNHNLLPSFNGKNEIVVHTNPFTLQIEATNLKTQKTWLITSNEGQYYNAILSHDGKRVAVHNGPDIWVYNIDGSGKGKLIGQGIATSWSNDDKYLIGFLDESQDGHSISNSEILLFDVENARTKKITSTENQFEMFPSLFGENQVIFSDENSGKIYVSTLKL, from the coding sequence ATGAAAAGAAACATCTTATTATGTGCTTTATTGCTTCTTGGAATTCAGTTGCAGGCACAAGAATTTTCGAAACCAAAAGAAATTCCTGTAAAAGGAAATTTCACAAACCCAGTTGCTTCTCCAGATGGTAAGTATGCTCTTCTTACACAAGAACATAATCATGGAGTCTATTTATTGAACTTAACGACTTATGATGTTGTGCCAATTTCACCAAATACAGGTATTGGTTATGGTTACACATGGAATGCTGATAGTCAAACATTTTATTTTAAAGAAAAAGGAGAAAAAGAATACTTTTCAAATTCTAAAGTAAAATCGTATTCAATTAAAGAGAAAACAGCTTCAGAAATAGATTTAAATCACAATCTTCTTCCTTCATTTAATGGTAAAAACGAAATAGTAGTTCATACTAATCCTTTTACATTACAAATTGAAGCTACTAATCTAAAAACGCAAAAAACTTGGCTCATAACTAGTAACGAAGGACAATACTATAATGCAATTCTTTCTCATGACGGAAAAAGAGTTGCTGTACATAATGGTCCTGATATTTGGGTTTATAATATAGATGGATCTGGAAAAGGGAAACTTATTGGTCAAGGAATTGCAACATCATGGTCAAATGATGATAAATATCTTATTGGTTTCTTAGATGAAAGTCAGGATGGACATTCTATAAGCAATTCCGAAATTCTACTCTTTGATGTAGAAAATGCAAGAACCAAAAAAATAACTTCTACAGAGAATCAGTTTGAAATGTTTCCATCATTATTTGGTGAAAATCAAGTTATTTTTTCTGATGAAAATTCTGGAAAAATCTATGTATCAACTCTAAAACTTTAA
- the fahA gene encoding fumarylacetoacetase: MPITANDPNRKSWIEIEPNSDFPIQNIPFGVFLTKENIVTVGTRLGDFAIDLGALQQLGYFEGIELTDDVFLQDTLNDFISDGKKTWRLVRNRIAEIFDANNADLRDNKKHRDVVIFNMKDVEMQLPVFIGDYTDFFSSREHATNTGKMFRDPANALLPNWLHIPVGYHGRSSTIVPSGIPVHRPMGQTMPADATSPVFGPSKLVDFELETAFITTDANIMGENIPVDEAEEYIFGMVLLNDWSARDIQKWEYVPLGPFLAKNFASSISPWIVTMDALEPFRCASPKQEPTPLPYLQQTGDNAFDINLQVGIAPEKGEETIISNTNFKYMYWTMSQQLAHHTINGCRINSGDMMGSGTISGPTEDSFGSMLELTWGGKNPLTLKDGTERKFINDGDTVIMRGYCQNEEVRIGFGEVSSKLLPPIPTK, encoded by the coding sequence ATGCCTATAACTGCTAACGATCCAAACAGAAAATCATGGATAGAAATAGAACCTAACAGTGATTTCCCTATTCAAAATATTCCTTTTGGAGTATTTTTAACCAAAGAAAACATTGTAACCGTTGGAACACGTTTGGGTGATTTTGCAATTGATTTAGGTGCTTTACAACAACTAGGATACTTTGAAGGAATCGAATTGACAGATGATGTTTTTCTTCAGGATACATTGAACGATTTTATTTCTGACGGAAAAAAAACTTGGAGATTAGTTCGAAATAGAATTGCAGAAATATTTGATGCCAATAATGCCGATTTAAGAGATAACAAAAAACATAGAGATGTTGTTATTTTTAACATGAAAGATGTAGAAATGCAACTACCAGTTTTCATTGGTGATTATACAGATTTCTTTTCAAGTAGAGAACATGCTACAAACACAGGTAAAATGTTCCGCGATCCTGCAAATGCTTTATTACCAAACTGGCTTCATATTCCGGTAGGATATCATGGAAGAAGTTCTACTATTGTTCCTTCAGGAATTCCTGTTCACAGACCAATGGGGCAAACAATGCCTGCAGATGCTACATCTCCGGTCTTTGGACCATCTAAACTAGTTGATTTTGAATTAGAAACTGCTTTTATTACCACTGACGCCAATATTATGGGTGAAAATATCCCTGTTGATGAAGCTGAAGAGTACATCTTTGGAATGGTGTTATTAAACGATTGGAGTGCACGTGATATTCAAAAATGGGAGTATGTTCCACTTGGACCATTCTTGGCTAAAAACTTCGCATCTTCAATTTCTCCTTGGATTGTAACTATGGATGCTCTTGAGCCTTTCCGTTGTGCTTCTCCTAAGCAAGAGCCAACTCCGCTGCCTTATTTGCAACAAACAGGTGACAATGCTTTTGACATTAACTTACAAGTAGGTATTGCACCTGAAAAAGGTGAAGAAACTATTATTAGTAATACTAATTTCAAATACATGTATTGGACGATGAGCCAACAATTGGCACATCACACCATTAACGGATGTAGAATCAATTCAGGAGACATGATGGGATCTGGAACTATTTCTGGTCCAACAGAAGACTCTTTTGGTTCGATGCTAGAACTAACATGGGGAGGTAAAAATCCACTCACATTAAAAGATGGTACTGAACGTAAATTCATAAACGATGGCGATACTGTAATCATGCGTGGTTATTGTCAAAATGAAGAAGTTCGCATAGGATTTGGCGAAGTTTCAAGTAAGCTTCTACCTCCTATTCCAACAAAATAA
- the glyA gene encoding serine hydroxymethyltransferase produces the protein MQRDEQIFDLILDEQDRQIHGIELIASENFVSDQVMEAAGSCLTNKYAEGYPGKRYYGGCEVVDIVEQIAIDRAKALFGAEYVNVQPHSGSQANTAVFAACLKPGDKILGFDLSHGGHLTHGSPVNFSGKLYNPVFYGVDAETGVLNYDKIQEIATKEQPKMIIAGASAYSRDMDFKRFREIADSVGAILIADISHPAGLIAKGLMNDPIPHCHIVTTTTHKTLRGPRGGMIMMGKDFENPWGLTTPKGEIRMMSHVLDMSVFPGNQGGPLMHIIAAKAVAFGECLSDEFFTYAVQVQKNAKAMAEAFVKRGYNIISGGTDNHMMLIDLRNKNISGKEAENALVKAEITVNKNMVPFDDKSPFVTSGIRVGTPAITTRGLVEADMETVVDLIDRVLMNHTNEEVLEQVADEVNDMMSERAMFVF, from the coding sequence ATGCAACGCGACGAACAAATTTTTGATTTAATTCTTGACGAACAAGACAGACAAATTCATGGAATAGAGCTTATTGCTTCTGAGAATTTTGTTAGCGACCAAGTTATGGAAGCTGCTGGTTCTTGTTTAACAAATAAATATGCTGAAGGTTACCCAGGGAAAAGATACTATGGTGGATGTGAGGTAGTTGATATAGTTGAGCAAATTGCAATCGATAGAGCTAAAGCTCTTTTTGGTGCCGAATATGTAAACGTGCAACCACATTCTGGTTCACAAGCTAATACTGCAGTTTTTGCTGCTTGCTTAAAGCCAGGGGATAAAATCTTAGGTTTCGATTTATCACATGGAGGGCATTTAACTCACGGATCGCCAGTAAATTTTTCAGGAAAATTATATAACCCTGTATTTTATGGAGTAGATGCAGAAACCGGCGTTTTAAATTATGATAAAATTCAGGAGATAGCAACAAAAGAACAACCTAAAATGATTATTGCAGGTGCTTCGGCATATTCTCGTGATATGGATTTTAAACGTTTTAGAGAAATTGCAGATTCAGTTGGAGCAATTTTAATCGCCGATATTTCTCATCCTGCTGGATTAATTGCAAAAGGATTAATGAATGATCCAATTCCTCATTGTCATATAGTAACAACAACTACACACAAGACATTACGTGGACCTCGTGGTGGAATGATCATGATGGGTAAAGATTTTGAAAATCCATGGGGATTAACAACTCCTAAAGGTGAAATCAGAATGATGTCTCACGTTTTGGATATGTCTGTTTTTCCAGGAAATCAAGGTGGACCTTTAATGCATATTATTGCTGCTAAAGCAGTTGCATTTGGAGAGTGTTTGTCTGATGAATTTTTTACTTACGCTGTTCAGGTACAAAAAAATGCCAAAGCAATGGCTGAAGCTTTTGTTAAGAGAGGTTATAATATCATTTCTGGTGGTACAGATAATCACATGATGTTAATTGATTTACGTAATAAAAACATTTCTGGTAAAGAAGCTGAAAACGCGTTGGTTAAAGCAGAAATTACAGTAAACAAGAACATGGTGCCTTTTGATGATAAATCACCATTTGTAACTTCTGGTATTCGTGTGGGTACTCCTGCTATTACCACTCGTGGTTTAGTAGAAGCGGATATGGAAACAGTTGTTGATTTGATTGACCGTGTTTTAATGAATCATACAAATGAAGAAGTATTAGAACAAGTTGCTGATGAGGTAAACGATATGATGAGTGAAAGAGCGATGTTTGTTTTCTAA
- a CDS encoding choice-of-anchor Q domain-containing protein — protein sequence MRYSILLIVVTFLSLTSCRKDFDTKPSNGQLEFSKTTVYLDTVFTNTSSSTYTLKVYNRSNDDIHIPSITLGKGDNSKYRIMVDGMSGRDGKGKHFENVELLAKDSMYVFIEATAGIADANPTDFLYTDKILFDGGTNQQSVDLVTLIQDAYFIYPQRTQNPDNSYTYEGLPLSSTNPRLTSFSLDESDPINGNELHFNNTKPYVIYGFPTVPNNKILEIDPGARVYFHSESGIIVADNASIHVNGAQSTTTALEKEVIFEGDRLEPGFADVPGQWFSIILTDGSTNNRFKNLTIKNATVGLFVQNNDGTTVEIENTQIYNSSVAGILARTGKINGRNIVISKAGQYALACTLGGNYDFTHCTFANYWSGSSRQSPTVLLDNTYNDGETLFIADLVQANIRNSIIFGPNNIELGLNKNTLKSFNYSIQNTLIKFNDINNQFGNNPLYTPLKDVSNANLFSNNQTTNDPKFKNTNKNNLRILLGSAAIAKGNNTYLIPTDADGITRTPASTPDLGAYQHLP from the coding sequence ATGCGTTACTCAATATTACTTATAGTTGTCACTTTTTTATCACTAACTTCTTGTCGAAAAGATTTTGACACTAAACCCAGCAATGGACAACTTGAGTTTTCTAAGACCACAGTTTATTTAGACACTGTTTTTACTAATACTAGCTCGAGTACTTACACTTTAAAAGTATATAACAGAAGTAATGACGACATTCATATACCATCAATTACTCTTGGAAAAGGGGATAATTCTAAATACAGAATAATGGTTGATGGAATGTCTGGGAGAGATGGGAAAGGAAAACATTTTGAAAATGTTGAACTTTTAGCAAAAGATAGTATGTATGTTTTTATTGAAGCAACTGCTGGTATTGCTGACGCTAATCCTACAGATTTTTTATACACTGATAAAATTTTATTTGATGGAGGAACTAATCAGCAAAGTGTTGATTTAGTAACATTAATTCAAGATGCTTATTTCATTTATCCACAAAGAACGCAAAATCCTGACAATTCATATACTTACGAAGGTCTTCCCCTTTCATCAACCAATCCAAGACTTACTTCTTTTTCTTTAGACGAAAGTGACCCTATAAACGGTAACGAACTCCACTTCAACAATACAAAACCATATGTTATTTATGGTTTCCCAACAGTCCCAAATAATAAAATTTTAGAAATTGACCCTGGTGCAAGAGTATATTTCCACAGTGAATCGGGTATAATAGTAGCCGATAATGCTAGTATTCATGTAAACGGTGCACAATCAACTACGACTGCATTAGAGAAAGAAGTTATTTTTGAAGGAGATCGTTTAGAGCCAGGCTTTGCAGATGTTCCTGGACAATGGTTTTCTATTATACTAACTGACGGAAGTACTAATAATCGTTTTAAAAATTTAACAATCAAAAACGCAACTGTTGGTTTATTCGTTCAAAATAATGACGGAACTACAGTTGAAATTGAAAACACACAGATTTACAACTCATCTGTAGCGGGAATTTTAGCTCGCACAGGTAAAATAAATGGTAGAAACATTGTAATTAGTAAAGCGGGACAATATGCTTTAGCTTGTACTCTTGGAGGAAATTATGACTTCACTCATTGTACGTTTGCCAATTATTGGTCAGGAAGTTCAAGACAATCTCCAACTGTTTTATTAGACAATACCTATAATGATGGCGAAACTCTTTTCATAGCCGATTTGGTACAGGCCAATATTAGAAATAGTATCATTTTTGGACCAAATAATATAGAGCTTGGGTTAAACAAGAATACTCTTAAATCTTTTAACTATTCTATCCAAAATACACTTATCAAATTCAATGATATAAATAATCAGTTTGGAAATAACCCATTATATACTCCTTTAAAGGATGTGAGTAATGCAAATTTGTTTAGTAATAATCAAACCACCAATGATCCAAAATTTAAAAACACAAACAAAAATAATTTACGAATCCTTTTAGGTTCAGCTGCAATTGCAAAAGGGAACAATACATATTTAATTCCAACTGATGCAGATGGCATCACAAGAACTCCAGCATCAACACCAGATTTAGGAGCGTATCAGCATTTACCATAA
- a CDS encoding PaaI family thioesterase, producing MSFDKEKVLNQFNLMCQNTLMQTLKIEFIDVGPDFLKAKMPVNSSVHQPMGLLHGGATVALAESVGSAASIMFIDKENEEVRGIEISANHVKSKRSGEVFATAKMIHKGRLVHLWEIKIVDENDTMISLCKLTNIVLPLKK from the coding sequence ATGTCCTTTGATAAAGAAAAGGTTTTAAACCAATTTAACCTCATGTGTCAAAATACCTTGATGCAAACCCTTAAGATTGAATTTATTGATGTTGGTCCCGATTTTTTAAAAGCCAAAATGCCTGTAAACTCTAGTGTCCATCAGCCAATGGGATTGTTACACGGTGGAGCTACAGTAGCTTTAGCAGAAAGTGTAGGAAGTGCTGCATCAATTATGTTTATCGATAAAGAAAATGAAGAGGTTAGAGGAATTGAAATTTCTGCTAATCATGTAAAAAGCAAGCGTTCAGGAGAAGTTTTTGCAACAGCAAAAATGATTCATAAAGGACGTTTAGTTCATTTATGGGAGATAAAAATTGTTGATGAAAATGACACAATGATTTCACTTTGTAAATTAACAAACATTGTATTGCCATTAAAAAAATAG
- a CDS encoding isochorismate synthase, with protein sequence MSPIFEKVKLHSKENLPFVIYRKPNSRTIIGVFQVNDHLYFSENFKEEAFIFSSFLGDKPIVFPIEHSEVKFAAPHLVDGNDEKNLQTKTNEAEREKFISLVQSGINAINEGTFRKVVLSRVEAVDVPNFDIEVVFERMLQHYSTAFCYCWYHPKIGMWMGATPERLLQAKEKSFNTMSLAGTQTFQGNDVVSWKNKEREEQEFVTSFIVENLKNQASDVQLSTPYTTRAGNLLHIRTDIEGTLNEDSNLKNVIDILHPTPAVCGLPKNIARDFILKNEGYDREFYSGFLGELNLNINTNEHETDLYVNLRCMKVGDKVAQIYVGGGITKDSNPEAEWEETVNKTKTMKRIL encoded by the coding sequence ATGAGTCCTATTTTTGAGAAAGTAAAATTGCATAGTAAGGAAAACTTACCTTTTGTTATTTACCGTAAACCCAATTCTAGAACAATTATTGGAGTTTTTCAGGTAAATGACCACTTGTATTTTTCTGAAAACTTTAAAGAGGAAGCTTTTATATTTTCATCATTTTTAGGTGATAAGCCAATAGTTTTTCCAATTGAACATTCTGAAGTTAAGTTTGCTGCTCCTCATTTAGTAGATGGTAACGATGAAAAAAATCTTCAGACAAAAACTAATGAAGCAGAGAGAGAAAAGTTTATTAGTTTGGTTCAAAGTGGAATAAATGCTATTAATGAAGGAACTTTTAGAAAAGTTGTATTGTCAAGAGTAGAAGCAGTTGATGTTCCCAATTTTGATATAGAAGTAGTTTTCGAAAGAATGCTTCAGCATTATTCCACGGCATTTTGTTATTGTTGGTATCATCCAAAAATAGGAATGTGGATGGGAGCAACACCAGAAAGATTGTTACAAGCCAAAGAAAAAAGTTTTAACACCATGTCGCTTGCAGGAACTCAGACTTTTCAAGGAAATGATGTGGTATCCTGGAAGAACAAAGAACGTGAAGAGCAAGAATTTGTGACTAGTTTTATTGTCGAAAACCTAAAAAATCAAGCTTCAGATGTTCAATTATCAACACCTTATACAACAAGAGCTGGAAACTTACTACATATAAGAACAGATATTGAAGGAACATTAAATGAAGATTCAAATCTTAAAAATGTTATCGATATATTACATCCAACACCAGCGGTTTGTGGTTTGCCAAAAAATATCGCCCGTGATTTTATACTTAAAAATGAAGGCTATGATAGAGAGTTTTACTCCGGCTTTTTAGGGGAATTGAACTTAAATATAAATACCAATGAGCATGAAACTGATCTATATGTCAATTTAAGATGTATGAAAGTAGGCGATAAGGTAGCTCAAATCTATGTTGGTGGAGGAATTACAAAAGACAGTAATCCGGAAGCCGAATGGGAAGAAACAGTAAACAAAACCAAAACTATGAAGCGAATTTTGTAA
- the bshB1 gene encoding bacillithiol biosynthesis deacetylase BshB1 translates to MKLDILAFGAHPDDVELGCAATIAKEISLGKTVGIIDLTRGELGTRGSAEIRDVEADRAAKILNVSVRENLSFRDGFFKNDEKHQLEVIRMIRKYKPEIVLCNAIDDRHIDHGKGSKLVSDACFLSGLPKIETSFNGSIQEAWRPKHVYHYIQWKNIEPDFVVDVTGFMDVKMKAILAYDSQFYNPDTNEPETPITSKNFLDSVKYRAQDLGRLIGTDFAEGFTTERYLAVSSLTDLK, encoded by the coding sequence ATGAAGCTTGATATACTCGCTTTTGGCGCACATCCTGATGATGTCGAATTGGGTTGTGCAGCCACAATTGCTAAAGAAATTTCACTTGGGAAAACAGTAGGAATTATAGATTTAACTAGAGGAGAACTTGGCACACGAGGTTCGGCAGAAATTAGAGATGTCGAAGCTGATAGAGCTGCTAAGATTTTAAATGTTTCTGTTAGGGAAAATCTGAGTTTTAGAGATGGCTTTTTTAAAAATGACGAAAAGCATCAATTGGAAGTTATTCGAATGATTCGAAAATACAAGCCAGAAATTGTTTTATGTAATGCCATTGATGATAGACACATTGATCATGGTAAAGGAAGTAAATTAGTTTCTGATGCTTGTTTCTTGTCTGGATTGCCTAAAATTGAAACTAGCTTTAATGGAAGCATTCAAGAAGCTTGGAGGCCTAAACATGTCTATCATTACATTCAGTGGAAAAACATAGAACCAGATTTCGTAGTTGATGTTACTGGTTTTATGGATGTTAAAATGAAGGCAATTTTAGCTTATGATTCTCAGTTTTATAATCCAGATACTAATGAGCCAGAAACTCCAATAACATCTAAAAACTTTTTGGATAGCGTAAAATACAGAGCTCAAGACCTTGGAAGATTAATTGGAACCGATTTTGCAGAAGGTTTTACTACAGAAAGGTATTTGGCAGTCAGTAGCTTAACAGATTTGAAGTAA